One Papio anubis isolate 15944 chromosome 9, Panubis1.0, whole genome shotgun sequence genomic window carries:
- the MAP3K12 gene encoding mitogen-activated protein kinase kinase kinase 12 isoform X3, whose protein sequence is MIGKAYSTEHKQQQEDLWEVPFEEILDLQWVGSGAQGAVFLGRFHGEEVAVKKVRDLKETDIKHLRKLKHPNIITFKGVCTQAPCYCILMEFCAQGQLYEVLRAGRPVTPSLLVDWSMGIAGGMNYLHLHKIIHRDLKSPNMLITYDDVVKISDFGTSKELSDKSTKMSFAGTVAWMAPEVIRNEPVSEKVDIWSFGVVLWELLTGEIPYKDVDSSAIIWGVGSNSLHLPVPSSCPDGFKILLRQCWNSKPRNRPSFRQILLHLDIASADVLSTPQETYFKSQAEWREEVKLHFEKIKSEGTCLHRLEEELVMRRREELRHALDIREHYERKLERANNLYMELNALMLQLELKERELLRREQALERRCPGLLKTHPSRGLLHGNTMEKLIKKRNVPQKLSPHSKRPDILKTESLLPKLDAALSGVGLPGCPKGPPSPGRSRRGKTRHRKASAKGSCGDLPGLRTAVPPNEPGGPGSLGGGPSAWEACPPALRGLHHDLLLRKMSSSSPDLLSAALGSRGRGATSGAGDPGSPPPARGDTPPSEGSAPGSTSPDSPGGAKGEPPPPVGPGEGVGLLGTGREGTSGRGGSRAGSQHLTPAALLYRAAVTRSQKRGISSEEEEGEVDSEVELTSSQRWPQSLNMRQSLSTFSSENPSDGEEGTASEPSPSGTPEVGSTNTDERPDERSDDMCSQGSEIPLDPPPSEVIPSPEPSSLPIPHQELLRGRQGPPNSEDSDCDSTELDNSSSVDALRPPASLPP, encoded by the exons ACCTTTGGGAGGTCCCCTTTGAGGAAATCCTGGACCTGCAGTGGGTGGGCTCAGGGGCCCAGGGTGCTGTCTTCCTGGGGCGCTTCCACGGGGAGGAGGTGGCTGTGAAGAAGGTGCGAGACCTCAAAGAAACCGACATCAAGCACTTGCGAAAGCTGAAGCACCCCAACATCATCACCTTCAA GGGTGTGTGTACCCAGGCTCCCTGCTACTGCATCCTCATGGAGTTCTGCGCCCAGGGCCAGCTATATGAGGTACTGCGGGCCGGCCGCCCTGTCACCCCCTCCTTACTGGTTGACTGGTCCATGGGCATCGCCGGTGGCATGAACTACCTGCACCTACACAAGATTATCCACAGGGATCTCAAGTCACCCAA CATGCTAATCACCTACGACGATGTGGTGAAGATCTCAGATTTTGGCACTTCCAAGGAGCTGAGTGACAAGAGCACCaagatgtcctttgcagggacagtAGCCTGGATGGCCCCTGAGGTGATCCGCAATGAGCCTGTGTCTGAGAAGGTCGACATCTG GTCCTTCGGTGTGGTGCTGTGGGAACTGCTGACTGGTGAGATCCCCTACAAAGACGTAGATTCCTCAGCCATCATCTGGGGTGTGGGAAGCAACAGTCTCCATCTGCCCGTGCCCTCCAGTTGCCCAGATGGTTTCAAGATCCTGCTTCGCCAGTGCTG GAATAGCAAACCGCGAAATCGCCCATCATTCCGACAGATTCTGCTGCATCTGGACATTGCCTCAGCTGATGTACTCTCCACACCCCAGGAGACTTACTTTAAGTCCCAG GCAGAGTGGCgggaagaagtaaaactgcaCTTTGAAAAGATTAAGTCAGAAGGGACCTGTCTGCACCGCCTAGAAGAGGAACTGGTgatgagaaggagggaggagctCAG ACATGCCCTGGACATCAGGGAGCACTATGAAAGGAAGCTGGAGAGAGCCAACAACCTGTATATGGAACTTAATGCCCTCATGTTGCAGCTGGAACTCAAGGAGAGGGAGCTGCTCAG GCGAGAGCAAGCTTTAGAGCGGAGGTGCCCAGGCCTGCTGAAGACACACCCTTCCCGGGGCCTCCTGCATGGAAACACAATGGAGAAGCTTATCAAGAAGAGGAATGTGCCACAGAAGCTGTCACCCCATAGCAAAAG aCCAGATATCCTCAAGACAGAGTCTTTGCTACCTAAACTAGATGCAGCCCTAAGTGGGGTTGGGCTTCCTGGGTGTCCTAAGGGTCCCCCCTCACCAGGACGGAGTCGCCGTGGCAAGACCCGTCACCGCAAGGCCAGCGCCAAGGGGAGCTGTGGGGACCTGCCTGGGCTTCGTACAGCTGTGCCACCCAATGAACCTGGAGGACCAGGAAGCCTAGGAGGGGGACCCTCAGCCTGGGAGGCCTGCCCTCCCGCCCTCCGTGGGCTTCATCATGACCTCCTGCTCCGCAAAATGTCTTCATCATCCCCAGATCTGCTGTCAGCAGCACTAGGGTCCCGGGGCCGGGGGGCCACAAGCGGAGCTGGGGATCCTGGCTCACCACCTCCGGCCCGGGGTGACACCCCACCAAGTGAGGGATCAGCCCCTGGCTCCACCAGCCCAGATTCACCTGGGGGAGCCAAAGGGGAGCCACCTCCTCCAGTAGGGCCTGGTGAAGGTGTGGGGCTTCTGGGAACTGGAAGGGAAGGGACCTCGGGCCGGGGAGGAAGCCGGGCTGGGTCCCAGCACTTGACCCCAGCTGCACTGCTGTACAGGGCTGCCGTCACCCGAAGTCAG AAACGTGGCATCTCatcagaagaggaggaaggagaggtggACAGTGAAGTAGAGCTGACATCAAGCCAGAG GTGGCCTCAGAGTCTGAACATGCGCCAGTCACTATCTACCTTCAGCTCAGAGAATCCATCAGATGGGGAGGAAGGCACAGCTAGTGAACCTTCCCCCAGTGGCACACCTGAAGTCGGCAGCACCAACACTGATGAGCGGCCAGATGAGCGGTCTGATGACATGTGTTCCCAGGGCTCAGAAATCCCACTGGACCCACCTCCTTCAGAGGTCATCCCCAGCCCAGAACCCAGCTCCCTGCCCATTCCACACCAGGAACTTCTCAGAGGAAGGCAG GGCCCTCCCAATTCTGAGGACTCAGACTGTGACAGCACTGAATTGGACAACTCCAGCAGCGTTGATGCCTTGCGGCCCCCAGCTTCCCTCCCTCCATGA